CTTTATCCTCATTTCCTACCACCTGCCGGAATCAGGAAAGCCATTCCATTCCTGAAAACTCCGAAGCTTTTCCCTTCCTCCTCCAGAAGAAGCCCTTTGACCTTTCCGCTATAAAAGCAACCCTCCGAAAGCATCATCAAGCGCGACTTTTTAAGGCTTCTTCCTCCTCCCGCATAAACAAAGCCATCCTTCTTAACAAGCAAGAAGGAAACAAGTTTATCAAGCTCCTTTCGATCCGGATAAACCAGAGAAAGCCCAACATAGCCGAGGGGATTTTCCACCTCTTTAAAGATCTCCTTTTCCTCAATTTCCACATGAGCGAAGATCCCTTTGCGTTCGTTTCTTCCTCCCCCAAATCCCTCATCTGCGAGAAAGCGAATAGAGCTTTCCAGTTTTCTTTTCCACTCGGTGGAAGAACACTCGCAAAGGAAAAAGAAAGCAAGCGGTGAGCGAACGAAAATTCCCTCGATAAAAAATAACAGATTCGAGGAATATGTTAATCTGTCTATCGAAACATGAGGAACCTCCATCACATTAAAGCGCGGTGGTCCCTCCAAGACTTCTTTCGGAAGCTCGTCTTCGAAAGAACAGAACTTCTCGCCCCAGAAGATCTTATATTTCCCAAGCTCACAGGAATGATGATATTTCCCGTCTTCATCACGCTCTATCGTGGAAAGAAATTTCTCAAAAACCTTAAGCGAAAGCCATTTTACCCTTTTAACCTTTTTTCTATCGATTCCCTCACCGCTCTCTCTCTTCCCCTCTTTCCGCTTAAAAGCCAAGATGGGCCTGGGAAAGAAGAAAATTTCCACGCCTTTGTGTAAGATCATGGGGAAGATCGATGAAATAGATATCTCCCCCGCTTTAAAAGTATCAA
Above is a window of Synergistota bacterium DNA encoding:
- the csm4 gene encoding type III-A CRISPR-associated RAMP protein Csm4; its protein translation is MIIFKLLPGERTVLSWKDLSFDSASLFGAISNAIFELYGEKELNAFFDTFKAGEISISSIFPMILHKGVEIFFFPRPILAFKRKEGKRESGEGIDRKKVKRVKWLSLKVFEKFLSTIERDEDGKYHHSCELGKYKIFWGEKFCSFEDELPKEVLEGPPRFNVMEVPHVSIDRLTYSSNLLFFIEGIFVRSPLAFFFLCECSSTEWKRKLESSIRFLADEGFGGGRNERKGIFAHVEIEEKEIFKEVENPLGYVGLSLVYPDRKELDKLVSFLLVKKDGFVYAGGGRSLKKSRLMMLSEGCFYSGKVKGLLLEEEGKSFGVFRNGMAFLIPAGGRK